One part of the Humulus lupulus chromosome 9, drHumLupu1.1, whole genome shotgun sequence genome encodes these proteins:
- the LOC133799487 gene encoding uncharacterized protein LOC133799487, whose product MEQRNPGNVTHSQMDNEGRFKYCFMALGVPIMGFKTYIRPVICVYGAFLTTRCGGTLLCAMGQDANKKIYPIAFSVVDSEKNDSRLYFLLRLKEAISEVENLVFVFNRHTSIVSALTKKFPEPHHGACIHHVSMNIRAKFKTDHCHEEFFLAAKAYRKREFLRHFEKIKFKDLAIAQYLENQVGFEKWARSFFPCHRYNLMTTGIVESWNNVIAKARGWPITCLMEFMRHTLQKWFFERRITASTAIGPLATEVEADL is encoded by the coding sequence ATGGAGCAAAGAAATCCTGGAAATGTTACTCATTCGCAGATGGACAATGAAGGTAGGTTCAAATATTGCTTCATGGCCTTAGGTGTTCCTATAATGGGGTTTAAAACATATATTCGTCCAGTTATATGTGTATATGGAGCCTTCTTGACTACTCGGTGTGGAGGTACTTTGTTATGTGCCATGGGACAAGATGCTAACAAGAAAATATATCCAATTGCATTTTCAGTAGTTGACTCAGAGAAAAATGACTCAAGGTTGTATTTTCTACTAAGGTTGAAGGAAGCGATTAGTGAAGTAGAGAATCTAGTATTCGTGTTTAATAGACATACTAGTATAGTAAGTGCCTTGACTAAAAAATTTCCTGAGCCACACCACGGTGCTTGTATACATCATGTTAGCATGAATATCCGTGCGAAGTTCAAAACTGACCATTGCCATGAAGAATTCTTCCTTGCAGCGAAAGCTTATAGAAAGCGAGAGTTTTTACGCCATTTTGAGAAGATTAAATTCAAAGATCTTGCAATTGCTCAATACTTAGAGAATCAAGTGGGTTTTGAAAAGTGGGCTCGTTCTTTCTTTCCTTGTCATCGTTATAATTTAATGACTACAGGTATTGTCGAAAGCTGGAACAATGTCATTGCTAAGGCAcgtgggtggccaattacttgtcTCATGGAATTTATGAGGCACACTTTACAAAAATGGTTTTTCGAGCGTCGAATTACAGCATCAACGGCTATAGGTCCTCTTGCCACAGAAGTGGAAGCTGATTTGTGA